The following coding sequences lie in one Helicoverpa zea isolate HzStark_Cry1AcR chromosome 2, ilHelZeax1.1, whole genome shotgun sequence genomic window:
- the LOC124641736 gene encoding uncharacterized protein LOC124641736: MFVMTRKATAKDMEVKLKLALEKLKTSEELCQQLLRERDDSEEEIQKIISKNSELKSQLAELHIQYMDVLDQRDRLQDFVGSFSECSDAHERALSRIKVLETSLNDAHKSIICFKQTQQQQESDDTHRLFNKRRWQL, encoded by the coding sequence ATGTTCGTTATGACAAGGAAGGCCACTGCCAAGGACATGGAGGTGAAACTGAAGTTAGCCCTGGAAAAGCTCAAAACATCCGAAGAGCTCTGTCAACAACTGTTAAGGGAACGTGATGACAGCGAGGAAGaaattcagaaaataattagtaaaaacTCTGAATTGAAGTCTCAACTTGCAGAATTACACATCCAATATATGGATGTGCTGGATCAGCGGGATAGGTTACAGGATTTTGTAGGTTCTTTTAGTGAATGTAGTGATGCTCATGAGAGGGCTTTGAGTCGCATTAAGGTACTGGAGACAAGCTTAAATGATGCTCACAAGTCAATAATATGCTTCAAGCAAACCCAACAACAACAGGAAAGTGATGACACTCACCGCCTTTTCA